The following are encoded together in the Triticum dicoccoides isolate Atlit2015 ecotype Zavitan chromosome 6B, WEW_v2.0, whole genome shotgun sequence genome:
- the LOC119326435 gene encoding disease resistance protein Pik-2-like, whose amino-acid sequence MEATAISLGKAVLEGALGYAKSKAAEEIALQLGVERDVNFIKDELQMMQSFLMTADEEQSHNKVLTTWVKQIGVLAYKVEDSLMDFGLHSEKKPFLGCIPRNPGDRRRIANEVKELRAEVEDVSNRNLRYRLIKESSASKPTAAEEQVSNATATLFGINEARLAALEHEKSSEADLHQLITSNYVDLRVIAMWGTSGDLGKTSVIQELYDDPKVLKRFGFRAWIRLMHPFNPQEFLSSLVRQSYENSLEELGKPEQETSVGANVLAKMEKMDQSDLVRVFNAQLCSNSYLIVIDDLSTIVEWHCIKKYFPDNKKQSRIIVSTLQAEIASLCTEKPLQVSVLKQLSCDQTIYLFHKKNSEEQISMSSVRVEMYDTNDEAMLAALEEEKQKAMHASCSDEPTFDSNKVTTTEKHTTMPATEIQEEYHELNNAGEEKVHNSTARKKFDHSRTLSLADEVLCGRETEKSILIKLVSQPDNDQGWKVISVWGMGGLGKTTLVRSIYRSQQLGSWKRAWATALRPFNPEVLLRDLALQLQDTIQEVPAGLTATRTQNKSISVMKLQDLKDELARVLKSKRCLVVLDDISSTSEWDLIKSCLDNAGRIIVTTRQKNVAKKCSREDKNMYFLEGLKDDDALDLFIKKVFKDNIDKHDLVPAMMEQARLILHKCDGLPLAISTIGGFLASKPKNAIEWKKMNDQIRTELEINPELRTIKTILMRSYDGLPYHLKSVFLYLSIFPEDHRIRWGRLVRRWIAEGYSRDMHGMNAVELCRRYFDDLLDRSMILPGEGIHQYKQKISSCQLHDMIREICISKAREENLVFTLEEGCCLSDTLGAIRHLVIGSNWKRDKHVLESMLDLSHVRSLTVFGEWRSFFISDNMRFLRVLDLEDTMELKDHHLDDIGHLRHLKYLSLRGCRNILYLPNSLRNLRHLEMLDVRGTRIYELPTTITILLKLQYLRANTYYYHGGNVKSEGDIVEKYEDYTRHVSTCRICGICLCRGHLFLRPQVLDAGLNRYDIFNLYRFQEMTLDGVILPKGIGKLKALHALGVVDVSGRNGNATIKEFGELSQLRKLKVGGVSCRNINELWSAIAGHNQLQSLLVGMEYMHCALDDCLGEGLLPPSSLESLALLGKLVNVTGWIHMLQNLSTLVLKWSRLKQDDAIQALGVLPNLAVLRLRTDSFYGTQLHFQSSSFPTLVVLELYWLDNLKSALFEKDAMPKLQLLQVGGCLKLDAFSGLPALTSLKEIRFDRRFRLSETLKEWVQSDVAEHMRHVRVNTVD is encoded by the exons ATGGAGGCGACGGCGATTAGCTTGGGCAAGGCTGTGCTCGAAGGTGCTCTGGGCTATGCAAAGTCCAAGGCGGCAGAGGAAATCGCGCTGCAGCTCGGTGTCGAGCGCGATGTGAACTTCATCAAGGACGAGCTGCAGATGATGCAGTCGTTCCTGATGACGGCCGATGAGGAGCAAAGCCACAATAAGGTGCTCACCACCTGGGTGAAACAGATTGGGGTCCTGGCCTATAAGGTGGAGGATAGCCTCATGGATTTCGGCCTCCACTCGGAGAAAAAACCATTCTTGGGCTGCATCCCCCGCAACCCAGGTGATCGACGCCGCATTGCCAATGAGGTGAAGGAGCTGAGGGCCGAggtggaggatgtgagcaacaggaATCTGCGCTATCGCCTCATCAAGGAGAGTTCAGCCTCTAAGCCTACCGCGGCAGAGGAGCAGGTCAGCAATGCCACTGCAACACTGTTTGGCATCAACGAAGCAAGACTTGCCGCCTTGGAGCACGAAAAATCATCAGAGGCAGACCTCCACCAGCTGATTACCAGCAATTATGTGGACCTTAGGGTGATCGCCATGTGGGGCACTAGTGGTGATCTCGGGAAGACGTCCGTCATCCAAGAGCTTTATGATGACCCAAAGGTATTGAAAAGGTTTGGATTCCGTGCTTGGATTAGGTTGATGCATCCTTTCAATCCGCAAGAGTTCCTCTCGAGCTTGGTAAGGCAATCTTATGAAAACTCCCTTGAGGAGCTTGGAAAGCCTGAACAAGAAACAAGTGTCGGGGCTAATGTTTTGGCCAAGATGGAGAAGATGGATCAAAGTGATTTAGTCCGTGTGTTTAATGCACAGTTGTGTAGCAATAGCTACCTGATTGTGATTGATGACCTATCCACAATAGTGGAATGGCATTGCATTAAGAAGTACTTTCCCGACAACAAGAAACAAAGCCGAATCATCGTTTCGACGCTGCAAGCTGAAATTGCAAGCTTGTGCACAGAGAAACCATTACAAGTTTCGGTGTTGAAGCAGTTGTCATGTGATCAAACTATTTATTTGTTCCACAAGAAG AATTCAGAGGAGCAGATCAGCATGAGCAGTGTTCGTGTGGAAATGTACGACACCAATGACGAAGCAATGCTTGCTGCTCTGGAGGAGGAGAAACAGAAG GCTATGCATGCATCTTGTTCTGACGAGCCCACTTTCGACTCAAACAAAGTTACTACTACTGAGAAACACACAACAATGCCCGCCACTGAAATACAAGAGGAATACCATGAACTTAATAATGCAGGTGAAGAAAAAGTTCATAACTCAACTGCTAGAAAGAAGTTTGACCACAGCAGGACATTGTCACTGGCTGATGAAGTGCTCTGTGGGCGAGAAACAGAGAAATCTATTCTTATCAAATTAGTTAGCCAACCAGACAACGATCAAGGCTGGAAGGTGATCTCAGTTTGGGGAATGGGGGGTCTTGGAAAAACCACCCTTGTCAGAAGCATCTACAGAAGCCAGCAGCTTGGTAGCTGGAAGCGTGCTTGGGCCACTGCATTGCGTCCTTTTAACCCTGAAGTACTCCTTAGAGATTTGGCTTTGCAACTTCAGGATACTATTCAAGAAGTTCCTGCCGGATTAACAGCAACTCGAACACAAAACAAAAGCATATCAGTAATGAAACTTCAAGACTTGAAGGATGAGCTAGCTAGGGTACTAAAATCAAAAAGGTGCcttgttgttcttgatgatatATCATCCACTTCGGAATGGGATTTGATCAAATCATGTTTGGATAATGCTGGAAGGATCATAGTCACCACAAGACAAAAAAATGTGGCCAAAAAGTGTTCAAGAGAAGACAAGAACATGTACTTTCTCGAAGGTCTGAAAGATGATGATGCACTTGACCTCTTCATAAAGAAG GTATTCAAGGACAATATTGACAAACATGATTTAGTCCCAGCTATGATGGAGCAAGCAAGACTCATCCTACATAAATGTGATGGACTTCCCCTTGCAATATCGACTATCGGTGGATTCCTAGCCAGCAAGCCAAAGAATGCTATTGAATGGAAGAAGATGAATGATCAAATTAGAACTGAATTGGAGATAAATCCTGAACTTAGGACAATAAAAACAATTCTTATGAGGAGCTATGATGGTTTGCCATACCATCTCAAATCTGTTTTCTTATACCTGTCCATATTTCCAGAAGATCATAGAATTAGGTGGGGTCGCTTGGTGAGGCGGTGGATTGCAGAGGGTTACTCAAGGGATATGCATGGCATGAATGCAGTTGAACTTTGTCGGAGGTACTTTGATGACCTCCTGGATAGGAGTATGATCCTGCCAGGGGAAGGGATACACCAATACAAACAGAAAATCAGTTCTTGCCAACTTCATGATATGATCCGTGAAATATGCATCTCAAAGGCTAGGGAGGAAAACCTTGTTTTCACATTGGAGGAAGGATGTTGTTTGAGCGACACACTAGGTGCAATACGCCATCTTGTCATAGGAAGCAACTGGAAAAGGGATAAACATGTGCTGGAGAGCATGCTAGACTTGTCACATGTACGGTCATTAACCGTGTTCGGAGAGTGGAGATCATTTTTCATCTCTGACAATATGAGGTTCCTCCGAGTGCTTGACTTAGAAGACACAATGGAGTTAAAAGATCATCATCTGGATGATATTGGGCACCTCCGTCACCTCAAGTATCTTTCTCTTCGAGGATGTCGGAACATTTTATACTTGCCTAATTCTTTGCGAAATTTGAGGCACCTGGAAATGCTGGATGTGAGAGGTACACGTATATATGAGTTGCCAACAACAATCACCATTCTTCTGAAGCTACAGTACCTCCGTGCAAATACTTATTACTACCACGGTGGTAATGTCAAGTCAGAGGGTGACATAGTTGAGAAGTATGAAGATTACACTAGACATGTTTCCACATGTCGAATATGTGGCATTTGTTTGTGCAGAGGCCATCTTTTCTTGAGACCACAAGTTCTAGATGCTGGTTTGAACAGGTATGATATATTCAATCTATACCGTTTCCAGGAGATGACGCTAGATGGTGTTATACTTCCTAAAGGGATTGGTAAATTGAAGGCCCTTCACGCACTAGGTGTTGTGGATGTTTCCGGGAGAAACGGAAATGCCACTATAAAAGAGTTTGGAGAGCTTAGTCAGCTACGTAAGCTTAAAGTGGGTGGTGTGAGCTGCAGAAACATCAATGAGTTATGGTCTGCCATTGCTGGTCATAATCAACTTCAATCTTTATTAGTTGGAATGGAGTACATGCACTGTGCGTTAGATGACTGTTTGGGTGAGGGTTTGTTGCCACCAAGCAGCCTCGAGAGCCTCGCTCTGCTTGGTAAGCTAGTCAATGTAACAGGATGGATCCATATGCTTCAGAATCTCTCCACGTTGGTGCTAAAGTGGAGCAGATTGAAGCAAGATGATGCCATACAAGCCCTCGGGGTGCTACCAAATCTTGCAGTTCTACGTTTGAGGACGGATTCGTTCTATGGGACACAACTCCATTTCCAGAGCTCATCTTTCCCGACTCTCGTGGTGCTGGAGTTGTATTGGTTAGACAACCTCAAGTCGGCGCTGTTTGAAAAAGACGCAATGCCTAAGCTCCAGCTGCTACAAGTTGGTGGGTGCTTAAAGCTGGATGCATTCTCCGGGCTGCCAGCCCTCACAAGCCTCAAGGAAATTCGGTTTGATAGAAGATTTCGTCTCAGTGAAACATTGAAGGAATGGGTACAGAGTGACGTAGCGGAGCATATGAGGCACGTCAGAGTGAATACTGTTGACTAA